In a single window of the Acyrthosiphon pisum isolate AL4f chromosome X, pea_aphid_22Mar2018_4r6ur, whole genome shotgun sequence genome:
- the LOC100574014 gene encoding uncharacterized protein LOC100574014 — protein sequence MGDTSPDNDKPAADQPAAKQAATTLRPLIYSFRVAPVRGNIKQSALQLPFSVLFDNLIAVLWSMYNKETQIRSGINQIQWALEFLKCLKVDYNYPECIGKIVKILEKNMIELYSKINTIQYKAKQQEPSVEILDSKTDTEADKKTINEYALYFNEKDVEKKIAENVKEMDSVTGVTGKPSHTKIPRYIKELNALGKRKPKVEECENKSPQTFVIGALKKILKKSTDADTRTDVEELIKEINIQNKTPPATGDKTPPATSGDKKPPAAGDKKTPGAEDKTPPTAGETK from the exons ATGGGAGATACTTCGCCAGATAATGA CAAACCCGCTGCAGATCAACCTGCAGCTAAACAAGCTGCCACTACATTACGTCCGTTGATATACAGCTTCCGTGTAGCTCCGGTAAGAGGCAACATCAAGCAATCTGCGCTACAATTACCATTCTCAGTTTTATTTGACAATTTGATTGCAGTGCTGTGGTCAATGTACAACAAAGAAACCCAAATTCGCAGTG GCATTAATCAAATTCAATGGGCGTTAgagtttttgaaatgtttaaaagtgGATTATAATTACCCAGAATGCATTGggaaaattgtcaaaatactCGAGAAAAATATGATAGAACTTTACtccaaaattaatacaatacaatataaggCAAAACAACAGGAACCAAGTGTAGAGATATTAGATTCAAAAACTGATACAGAAGCCGATAAAAAAA cgaTAAACGAATATGCCTTATATTTTAACGAAAAGGATGTTGAGAAAAAAATAGCAGAAAATGTAAAAGAAATGGACTCTGTAACTGGTGTAACTGGTAAGCCAAGCCATACCAAGATACCAAGATACATCAAAGAATTAAACGCATTGGGTAAAAGAAAACCAAAAGTCGAAGAATGTGAAAATAAGTCTCCACAaa CATTCGTGATCGGAGCGTTAAAAAAGATATTGAAAAAGTCTACTGATGCAGACACTAGAACAGATGTCGAAGA gttaataaaagaaataaacattCAGAATAAGACACCTCCTGCAACTGGAGATAAGACACCTCCAGCAACCTCAGGAGATAAAAAGCCCCCTGCAGCAGGAGATAAAAAAACCCCTGGAGCAGAAGATAAAACACCTCCTACAGCAGGagaaacaaaataa
- the LOC100573929 gene encoding zinc finger protein 2 homolog — protein MEKKSHPSDVCDKSFSESINLTIHRLTHTGENPYACNVCDKSFAVKGSLTKHQRTHTSEKPYTCDVCDKSFIQSSKLTIHRRTHTGEKPYACDVCDKSFSVSSALTTHRRTHTGEKPYACRRMRQVVQPKLQFDDSSTHTHW, from the coding sequence ATGGAGAAGAAATCTCACCCGAGTGATGTCTGTGACAAGTCGTTCAGCGAAAGTATCAATTTAACGATACATCGACTCACGCATACTGGCGAAAACCCTTACGCATGCAATGTGTGCGACAAGTCGTTCGCTGTAAAAGGATCTTTAACAAAACACCAACGAACACACACTAGTGAAAAACCATACACATGCGATGTATGTGACAAGTCGTTCATCCAAAGCAGCAAATTGACGATTCATCGACGTacacacactggagaaaaaccatacgcttgcgatgtatgcgacaagtcgttctctGTAAGTAGTGCTTTAACGACtcatcgacgcacacacactggcgaaaaaccaTACGCTTGCAGAcgtatgcgacaagtcgttcagCCAAAGTTGCAGTTTGACGACtcatcgacgcacacacactggtga